The following proteins are encoded in a genomic region of Cataglyphis hispanica isolate Lineage 1 chromosome 1, ULB_Chis1_1.0, whole genome shotgun sequence:
- the LOC126852509 gene encoding uncharacterized protein LOC126852509 translates to MKSLLIILLLAIFETVIGNMTSTNNEEYNTYVVHNITEHTNNTWEPMFKKKLYWKEETWYHLILNYFLCILILTLLIIGMLLCAICISNRNLTVFRINQCFSSFWVFVVDLRLRLFHNENLIPAPAPPAPPASPVPGTSHELPELSLPSCSTHFFFIK, encoded by the exons ATGAAATCGCTATTGATTATCCTTCTCCTTGCAATTTTTg aaACTGTAATAGGTAATATGACATCTACTAATAATGaggaatataatacatatgttgTACACAATATAACAGAACATACAAATAACACTTGGGAAcctatgtttaaaaaaaaattgtattggaAAGAAGAAACTTGGTATCACTTGATACTTAACTATTTCTTgtgtattttaattctaacacTACTCATAATCGGTATGTTACTTTGTGCAATCTGCATCTCCAATCGCAATCT GACTGTGTTCCGAATCAATCAGTGCTTTTCTTCCTTTTGGGTCTTTGTTGTGGATTTACGTTTACGCCTGTTCCATAATGAGAACCTTATTCCGGCGCCGGCACCACCGGCACCACCGGCATCACCGGTACCGGGAACGTCGCACGAATTGCCTGaa CTTTCCTTACCGTCATGCAGTACTCATTT cttctttataaaatag